From Arcobacter sp. CECT 8986, one genomic window encodes:
- a CDS encoding tRNA pseudouridine(13) synthase TruD, translating into MLKRVYNIDSKELTFSFSQNEDDFIVEEIPIKFSNKGNFLILKIKKRNLSTWDLITILSKNLNIYENEIGYAGLKDKNATTIQYISIPKKYSKDIKKFKNKKIEILDTILHANKLNIGDLLSNRFLINLKGVDYITLNKIEKNIKTILKIGMPNYFGFQRFGKEVEINLQKAKDLIENKIHIKDRKLEKMLISAYQSYYFNSWLIERLKLNKDRFELINGDIFNNKIDNKLFTAKNINKKIEEDFTLNKIVPTGLLPGKKVFRSILNARQLEEKFDNSDIYEKGYRRDAVVFPKVLNIKYNKDEKVCNLDFILPKGSYATVFIENIANKNFNF; encoded by the coding sequence ATGTTAAAAAGAGTATATAATATTGATAGTAAAGAGTTGACGTTCTCTTTTTCTCAAAATGAAGATGATTTTATAGTTGAAGAGATACCTATAAAGTTTTCAAATAAAGGTAATTTTTTAATTTTAAAGATAAAAAAAAGAAATTTAAGTACTTGGGATTTAATTACTATATTATCAAAAAATCTAAATATATATGAAAATGAGATAGGATATGCAGGGCTAAAAGATAAAAATGCAACTACAATACAGTATATATCAATTCCAAAAAAATATTCAAAAGATATAAAAAAATTTAAAAATAAAAAAATAGAGATACTAGACACAATTTTACATGCTAATAAATTAAATATTGGGGATTTATTATCTAATAGATTTTTGATTAATTTAAAGGGTGTAGATTATATAACTTTAAATAAAATAGAAAAAAATATTAAAACAATTTTAAAAATTGGGATGCCAAATTATTTTGGATTTCAACGTTTTGGTAAAGAAGTAGAGATAAATTTACAAAAAGCAAAAGATTTAATAGAAAATAAAATTCATATAAAAGATAGAAAACTTGAAAAAATGTTAATTAGTGCATATCAAAGTTATTATTTTAATTCATGGTTAATTGAAAGACTAAAATTAAATAAAGATAGATTTGAATTAATAAATGGTGATATATTTAATAATAAAATAGATAATAAGCTATTTACAGCAAAAAATATAAATAAAAAGATTGAAGAAGATTTTACTTTAAATAAAATTGTACCAACAGGATTACTTCCTGGTAAAAAAGTATTTAGATCAATTTTAAATGCAAGACAATTAGAAGAGAAGTTTGATAATAGTGATATATATGAAAAAGGTTATAGAAGAGATGCTGTTGTCTTTCCAAAAGTATTAAATATAAAATACAATAAAGATGAAAAAGTTTGTAACTTAGATTTTATTTTGCCAAAAGGTTCTTATGCAACTGTTTTTATTGAAAATATAGCAAATAAAAATTTTAATTTTTAA
- a CDS encoding response regulator transcription factor: MENSLKDLVVLYVEDQKEAQIELKHVFDKTFKKTIIANNGEEGLKLFLSHKKRNYNIDIIITDINMPKLNGIDLIKEVKKYDTNVKFVLTTAYTEVEYLLEAIELGVTAYIVKPINIVKLLEKIECAYKEKIDNDKLNNIVSKMKEHNIKNVDEFFTVLDDTKKDDSDIINLSDGFSYNYKNKVLIKEGKTIALVNQEILLLEYFIQNPNKILTYEELLEAITVNTTNTSLNNLRTVIKSLRKKSSKELITNLSGVGYKLILDKN; the protein is encoded by the coding sequence ATGGAAAATAGTCTAAAAGATTTAGTGGTACTATATGTTGAAGATCAAAAAGAGGCACAAATAGAATTAAAACATGTTTTTGATAAAACTTTTAAAAAAACAATTATTGCAAATAATGGTGAAGAGGGATTAAAACTTTTTTTAAGTCATAAAAAAAGAAATTATAATATTGATATTATAATTACAGATATTAATATGCCAAAGCTTAATGGTATAGATTTAATAAAAGAAGTTAAAAAATATGATACAAATGTAAAGTTTGTCTTAACAACTGCATATACTGAGGTAGAATATCTATTGGAAGCAATAGAATTAGGTGTAACTGCATATATAGTAAAACCTATTAATATAGTAAAACTATTAGAAAAAATAGAGTGTGCTTATAAAGAAAAAATTGATAATGATAAGTTAAATAATATTGTATCAAAAATGAAAGAACATAATATAAAAAATGTAGATGAGTTTTTTACAGTATTAGATGATACAAAAAAAGATGACAGTGATATAATTAATTTGTCTGATGGTTTTTCATATAACTATAAAAATAAGGTATTAATAAAAGAGGGTAAAACTATAGCTTTAGTAAATCAGGAGATATTACTACTAGAGTATTTTATTCAAAATCCAAATAAGATATTGACTTATGAAGAATTATTAGAAGCAATAACTGTTAATACAACTAACACAAGTTTAAATAATTTAAGAACAGTAATAAAGTCATTAAGAAAAAAATCTTCAAAAGAGTTAATAACAAATTTATCTGGTGTGGGATATAAATTAATACTAGACAAAAATTAG